The genomic window AGAATAAACTGAATGCCATCACTCCCATTGTGAGTGACGATACTCCAACCTGCCTAATCATTGTCTTGTCGAATATACCCTCAGACGGTTTTCTTGGAGGTTTGCTCATTACACCTGGATCACCAGCTTCCATTGCAAGAAAAACGTGCTGAATACCATTCGTAACGACGTTCAACCACAAGATCTGGATCGCCACAAGAGGCAACGCCAAATGAACTCCATCAGCTTGAAGACCTATGAAAACCGCAAGCAAAAATAGAATTATTTCGGCAGCACCAGTCGAAACTAGAAGGTATGTCACTTTTCTGATGTTTTCATACGCATACCTACCTTCTTCAACGCCGGCGACAATCGACGCAAAGTTATCATCCGTGATGATAATCGAGGATGCATCCTTCGCCACGTCCGTCCCTGAACCCATAGCAACTCCAATATTTGCCTTTCTAAGTGCAGGTGCATCATTTACTCCATCACCAGTCACAGCAACAAAATGACCGATTTTGATAAGAGCTTCTACGATCTGCAGTTTTTGGATAGGGGTCACTCTGGCAAATACTCTCTTCTTACCCACGATTTCCAAAAACTCCTTACTGCTGGGAAGGTCGTATTTAGTCAATTGAACGCCTGTAATCACTTCGTCCTGTTGTGCGGCTATTCCGAGCTCCTTGGCGATTGCAAGAGCCGTCGAGGGATGATCTCCAGTAATCATAACTACTTCAATACCAGCTCTCTTGCAAACCTCAACCGCTTTTTTCACCTCAGACCTAGGCGGATCGATGAGCCCTGCCACCCCAAGAAAGATCAACGGCGGAATATTTTCTTCAGACAAAGTTGTATTACTGGAGGATGGCTCCACATCTCCAACCGCAACGGCAAGAACTCTGTATCCGCGTCCCGCAAGATCTTCGGCAATGCGCTCAATGTGCTTATGATCGATTTCAGAAACACCCTCCTTTGTCTTCATGTACCTGCAAAATTGCAGGACCTTTTCAACGGCTCCTTTTAAGTAGACGCGTGGCTTTCCATCGACAATATAGAGTTTTGCGGCAAAGCGCTTCTCAGATTCAAAAGGAATCTCACTAATCAACTGATATTTCTTCCTCAATTCTTCTGGGTTTATGTTAATCTTATAAGCAAAAGCGAGAAACGCAAGGTCTACGGCGTCACCTGAAGATATCCAGTCTTCCCCTGATTTCACTAGTGAAGCATCGTTACACAAGGCGCCAGCAATCGCCAACTCTCTTAAATGCTCCACATCATTAGTCATTGGCGTATCTTTATTGGACGGTACAATTTCGCCATCACCTGAGTATCCTTCTCCTTTCACACCAAATTCTGATCCCGTTGATAAGTAAATGTGTCTTACCGTCTGTCTATTCACGGTCAGCGTTCCAGTCTTATCACTCGCAATGCATGTGCAACTGCCAAGCGACTCTACTGCAGCGAGCCTCCTCACCAGAACGTTTCTATTTGACATTCTTGCTATGCGTACGACGAGGGCGACTGTTACCGCAACCGGAAGTCCCTCTGGAATAGCAGATACTGCAAGTGCCACAGCAAAGAAAAAAACTTCATCGAGCGGCATTCCCTTGATAAACGCAATCGATGCAAGCAGAAACGACGCCAATAAAATAATATAGGTTATTTGCTTTGAAAATCGCTCAAGACGCTGCATTAATGGCGGTTTTTCAGATTCAGTAAAGCTGACAACCTCGGCAATTTTGCCGATCTCTGTGCGTAGTCCTGTTTCGACAACGATGCCGGCAGCGATTCCGCTGCTAACGGTTGTGCCGGCATATGCCATGTTCTTCCTATCACTGACAACCGTATCTTCAGGAAGAGTTTCAGTGATTTTACTCACTGGAAGAGACTCTCCCGTGAGAAGCGATTCATCTACGGCAAAATTTGTTGCAGTTAATAGGCGCACGTCCGCGGGAACCTTATTACCCGCCTCTAATAAGATCACATCACCGGGGACCAGATTATCAGCGGAGATGATCAGTTCCTTGCCGCCCCTTCTTACCCTAGCGCTTGTTTTGAGCAATTGGTGCAATCGTTCGGCGCTTTTTTCGGCTTTCATTTCCTGGATCGTGCCTATGACTGCATTTATCATCACAACAATAAAAATGAATAAGGCATCGAGAAACTCGTCAAGAACAAGCGAAACTATCGCCGCTGCAATTAGAACATAGATTAAAGGGCTGAGAAATTGACGAGTGAAGATTTCAATGACTGAAGGAGGTTTTCTCGTTGGCAATTCATTCGGTCCAAATAACTCTAGACGCTTCTGACACTCTTCTGGAGTAAGCCCATTCAAATCGGTTTTCAATCTTTCAATAACATCTTTGCTCGACAAGGAGTGCCACGCAACTTGTTCTTGTCCCTCATCAGTGAAAACATAACCTTGTTTCCACTCGTGCCTACGATCTCTTGTTCGACGATTTGCTTTTTCTTTCTGAGTCATCTCCCATTCACATGTGGTTAATAAGATTACGAAAGCGTGTGACAAATTCCGGAATAGTTGGAATCACTTTCAATTAATGCCAAAACGCGTATTTTACCCTTTGCAAAATGGCATAGGAGGTGATTCATGAAAGACGCGAATTTTATTATTAGCTTGTGTTCTTAGTCATCAGGAGATAGAAATGAAAGCTGCAAAGACTATCAAAAACATGAAGATTGAAGAGATAATGACGCGTAATGTGATCGCAGTTGAAGAAGAGACATCGATTAAAGAATTGAAACAATTGTTTGACAAGTATGATTACAACAGTTTCCCCGTTGTGCACGATGGATATCTTGTTGGCATCGTGACTAAGCTTGATCTTTTAAAAACCTTTTCACCTGGCTTTAGTTCATCGAAAACGAATTTTCTCAAATTGTTTGCTGAGAAGGTCGGCGAAATCATGAGACGCGGTGTAATCACACTTCATCCGCGTGATGATCTTAGGAAAGCGATAGATTTCATGGTTGAATTCAAGCTTAGAAGTCTACCAGTGGTCGACGATGATGGAAAATTAGTGGGAATCGTGTCACGAAAAGATCTCATGAACCATCTTGCCGTTGTGCAAGAATAATGAAGCAAGATGTTTCAGGTAAATTCTCAGCCGTTCTGAAACAAGTCATTGCTATGAGTTCCACTTTATTATTGAGGGACAGTTGACATGGCTTATTTCAGTATCAGGCTAAAGCGATCAGAAGTAGTACCATATACTTTTGTATTCCTCGATGTTTTCTCCTCTAGAAGCAAGTCTGTCGAGAAAATCCGCTATAGGAACATCCTTGTAGACATAGGTCGGCGCCAAAGCTATGTTCTTTTCCCAAGGATGAAATTCATAGACTCTTTCTCCCTCGGGCGTAATCATTATTAGATCGTGATCCTGCCAAGCCCTGAGATGATTTTTTCCCAAAGCTGGAATATTGAAGACGGGTTCATCAGTTCTACAAAGACCAGGAATGAGGCGTGCTTCTTCTTTTGCCTCCTGAAGAATGCGCGCTATCGGAACCCTAAACCAACTCGTTTCCTCTTTCCCCTTTGTATTGAAAGTGTAATAAGGATCTACTCCAATCCGTTTCAGCAGTATCCTTAGCGATACCGTCTCGAATCGCCGGCAGTTTTCAAATGTGAACACTTGTTGATTGTATACCATTATACCCTTCTTCCTCAACGCCTGCACGGCTTTAGTTGCCTCTGGGGTAACTTCGTATGGATGTTCAAAATGTGTCACTATACAAAGCTCAAGCTCTGGGGGTTTGTGAATGCTTTCAAGAAGATCGATGTAAGAATCTGCAAAACGCATCGGCAACACTACAGGCAGCCTCGTACCAATTCTTATTCTCTGGATGTGAGGCATGCATGAGAATCGTTCAAGGAATTCACGCTGAGTTTCGTCAGAAAGCAATGCGGGATCTCCACCAGTTATGAGGACTTCCACAATCATCGGATGTTCTTCAAACCATTTCAAAGCGTCTTCTACCTGCTTTCTCGTTGCCAGTGCAAGAGGATTCAGGACACCGTCGATTTCCCAATTTCGTTGACAATACACGCACACCTGAGCACAAGCATTATAAGGTTTGAAAATTGCGATCATTGGATACCGCCTTGTTATTAGAGAAATCGGCGATGTTTGTCTTTCTCTCATGAAATCAAAAACAACTTTTCGCTTATCTTTGAAAGCAATCATCGATTCTACATAATTAAGTGATGGGATTACCTGTGCACGAACTGCATGGTCATTTTTGCGACTCGCATCTTTGTCCATCAATGAGAGATAATACGGGGTAATGCCAAATGGAATACCGTTCTCAACGGCCAACCGAACTGCCAATCTCTCCGATGGAGTTAGATCGATTATCTTAGAGAGCGTTTCCTCATCTCTGACCAGATTCCTCAAATGCCACCGATAGTCATTCCAATCTCCATCATCTCCTCCTAGCACGTCCAATATCCTTCTTTTATTTGACTCCCTCCTTTGTATAACTTCCTTATTCAGACCATGAGGATAAGAGTCGATCTTGGCGTAACATCTATTTGCCAACCCATCGAGATAATCTGATCTGATCCTTGCCGCCTCAAGTTCTTCATATTCTAGAAATGGTGGCGCTTCTTCTTTGTATATACATGATTTTCCTATTGAACCTTTTACGATGTGCAGAACGTCGAGAAACAGGGCGCGAAACGCAGGTGGAACCATTTCGTACTTTTTTACCAGATTATATAGAATTTTCAGAGTGCTACAACCAGCTACTTCCTCATTTCTTTTTGACATGAAATTCTTAAGAACCCGCACACAACTTATTGCAGTTACGCGTTCTAATGATTCTGCGATGATCTTTCCATCGTGAAAACATCGCTCTCGTTGCTCAAGAAGACACATGATTCTTTCTCGAGCTTCCTCGAGATTTCTACTGCTTTTCAATTGAAAGTAAAATTCTGGATCTATATCAAAAAGTTCAGATATTCGCAAATGATGTCTAATGTGGAAATAGGGTCGCCTTTCTGCACTCATGACATTAGCGTTTGACATATCTCCATCTGCTTCAGTCACCTGATCTAATGCATGTTCCACCATTTTGATCACCGATACGATGGTGATAGAACGCGCAGGGAAAAATGATTCATAAGTTGCAGGAAATGCAAGATGTGTTTTCGGTTTCCGGTTCAAATACTCTGCGCTGCCTCTCTAATTAGTATTTCTTGGGTTCATACTATTTATAATTTTCTAACGTGGCTCTTATGCTTCGCACCTTTCACATTCGAAGAAGGTCAAAATTCCAGTTGTACAAAATTGAAATGGTTGCTACAAACTTCTCGCGGGGTATTTCTATCTGCCATCCACTTCCTAACCACATCATTGATAATGAATTGTTAGCTGGATCAAGTACATGAGTATGAGAAATTGTAGTTGAAGCAGAAGATTAGGAACTTCAAATTCAAAAGGATAATAATTTTTACATAGCTTGCTATATGTAATTGATTATATGCAAATCGGAATTGTCGGCAAGCCCAATGTGGGTAAGTCGACTTTCTTCTCTGCCGCAACCCTGGCTACCGTAGAAATAGCGGATTACCCATTCACCACCATAAAGCCAAATAGAGGAGTGGCTTACATTCGCACTAGATGCCCTCATTCAGAATTTGGGGTAAAATGTAATCCCCGTAATTCTGCATGTGAAAGCGGGACGAGACTTGTACCAGTGGAGCTTCTCGATGTGGCTGGACTAGTTCCAGATGCATGGCAGGGTAGGGGATTAGGTAATAAGTTCCTTGATGATCTCAGGCAGGCTTCTGTCTTGATTCATGTAGTTGATGCGAGTGGTGGAACTGATGAGGAGGGGAATAAAATACCAACAGGATCCCGTGATCCCCTCCTGGATATCAAATTCCTTGAGCGAGAAATCGCATACTGGATCAAAGGTATAATCGAGAAAGGCTTTTCTAGACTGGCAAGGCAATCATATCTCGAAGGAGCGAAGATCGAGAAAGCGCTACATGAGCGGCTTACTGGTCTCGGTGTTTCGGAGCAGGACGTGATTTTCGCCGTAAAGGATGCAGGACTTCCTGATAACCCAATGCAGTGGCAAGACGGAGAGCTCTTGAGACTCGCAGAAGCAATAAGACGACGGAGTAAGCCAATGATCATCGCCTTGAATAAAGCCGATATTGCCGATGAAGGTACACTAAGGCGCCTCATGAGTCTTGAAGAGTACATGAGCATACCAGTGTGCGCTGAATCCGAGTTAGGACTAAAACGTGCAGCGAAGGCTGGACTGGTGCATTATGTTCCTGGTGATAGAGAATTTGCTATCATGGATCCACAAAAACTTACAAGCAATCAGAAAAGAGCACTCGAATACTTCGCAAAAGTGATGAAGAAGTGCGGTGAGGGGACTGGTGTTCAACTGTGTTTGGAAAAGGCGGTGTTTGAATTACTCAATATGATTGTAGTTTACCCTGTAGAAGATGATAACAAATTGACTGATCATGATGGCAATGTACTCCCAGACGCGTACCTTGTAAGGAGAGGGAGTACCGCAAGAGATCTTGCTTACAAGGTACACACGGACCTTGGAGAGAACTTTGTAAAGGCCATCAATGCGAGAAGCCATCGAGTTGTCGGTCAGGATTATATATTACAAGATGGTGATGTTATTACTATTGTTGCACGAAAGTGATTTCCGTGGAAAGCTGGGATGTTAGGCTTCTGACAGCGTCATATCGAAGAAATGCTGATGATACAATCACAATAGAAATGTATGGAAAGACGAAAGAAGGTGAGTCGATCGCAATCAGGTACAGCGGCTTCCTTCCATACTTCCATGTATTAAGTTCAAAAGAGTCAGTCGTTGAAATCC from Methanomassiliicoccales archaeon includes these protein-coding regions:
- a CDS encoding KamA family radical SAM protein, coding for MVEHALDQVTEADGDMSNANVMSAERRPYFHIRHHLRISELFDIDPEFYFQLKSSRNLEEARERIMCLLEQRERCFHDGKIIAESLERVTAISCVRVLKNFMSKRNEEVAGCSTLKILYNLVKKYEMVPPAFRALFLDVLHIVKGSIGKSCIYKEEAPPFLEYEELEAARIRSDYLDGLANRCYAKIDSYPHGLNKEVIQRRESNKRRILDVLGGDDGDWNDYRWHLRNLVRDEETLSKIIDLTPSERLAVRLAVENGIPFGITPYYLSLMDKDASRKNDHAVRAQVIPSLNYVESMIAFKDKRKVVFDFMRERQTSPISLITRRYPMIAIFKPYNACAQVCVYCQRNWEIDGVLNPLALATRKQVEDALKWFEEHPMIVEVLITGGDPALLSDETQREFLERFSCMPHIQRIRIGTRLPVVLPMRFADSYIDLLESIHKPPELELCIVTHFEHPYEVTPEATKAVQALRKKGIMVYNQQVFTFENCRRFETVSLRILLKRIGVDPYYTFNTKGKEETSWFRVPIARILQEAKEEARLIPGLCRTDEPVFNIPALGKNHLRAWQDHDLIMITPEGERVYEFHPWEKNIALAPTYVYKDVPIADFLDRLASRGENIEEYKSIWYYF
- a CDS encoding HAD-IC family P-type ATPase; protein product: MTQKEKANRRTRDRRHEWKQGYVFTDEGQEQVAWHSLSSKDVIERLKTDLNGLTPEECQKRLELFGPNELPTRKPPSVIEIFTRQFLSPLIYVLIAAAIVSLVLDEFLDALFIFIVVMINAVIGTIQEMKAEKSAERLHQLLKTSARVRRGGKELIISADNLVPGDVILLEAGNKVPADVRLLTATNFAVDESLLTGESLPVSKITETLPEDTVVSDRKNMAYAGTTVSSGIAAGIVVETGLRTEIGKIAEVVSFTESEKPPLMQRLERFSKQITYIILLASFLLASIAFIKGMPLDEVFFFAVALAVSAIPEGLPVAVTVALVVRIARMSNRNVLVRRLAAVESLGSCTCIASDKTGTLTVNRQTVRHIYLSTGSEFGVKGEGYSGDGEIVPSNKDTPMTNDVEHLRELAIAGALCNDASLVKSGEDWISSGDAVDLAFLAFAYKININPEELRKKYQLISEIPFESEKRFAAKLYIVDGKPRVYLKGAVEKVLQFCRYMKTKEGVSEIDHKHIERIAEDLAGRGYRVLAVAVGDVEPSSSNTTLSEENIPPLIFLGVAGLIDPPRSEVKKAVEVCKRAGIEVVMITGDHPSTALAIAKELGIAAQQDEVITGVQLTKYDLPSSKEFLEIVGKKRVFARVTPIQKLQIVEALIKIGHFVAVTGDGVNDAPALRKANIGVAMGSGTDVAKDASSIIITDDNFASIVAGVEEGRYAYENIRKVTYLLVSTGAAEIILFLLAVFIGLQADGVHLALPLVAIQILWLNVVTNGIQHVFLAMEAGDPGVMSKPPRKPSEGIFDKTMIRQVGVSSLTMGVMAFSLFYYLLEIEGRSYFEASNLTFLFMVLLENVHVFNCRSEFESAFKVPISRNRLLFIGVVGAQAIHIIAMQIPIMQEVLRIKPVSLDEWIMLLLLALTLLLVMEVFKIIQRANRRKISYAC
- a CDS encoding CBS domain-containing protein encodes the protein MKAAKTIKNMKIEEIMTRNVIAVEEETSIKELKQLFDKYDYNSFPVVHDGYLVGIVTKLDLLKTFSPGFSSSKTNFLKLFAEKVGEIMRRGVITLHPRDDLRKAIDFMVEFKLRSLPVVDDDGKLVGIVSRKDLMNHLAVVQE
- a CDS encoding redox-regulated ATPase YchF; the protein is MQIGIVGKPNVGKSTFFSAATLATVEIADYPFTTIKPNRGVAYIRTRCPHSEFGVKCNPRNSACESGTRLVPVELLDVAGLVPDAWQGRGLGNKFLDDLRQASVLIHVVDASGGTDEEGNKIPTGSRDPLLDIKFLEREIAYWIKGIIEKGFSRLARQSYLEGAKIEKALHERLTGLGVSEQDVIFAVKDAGLPDNPMQWQDGELLRLAEAIRRRSKPMIIALNKADIADEGTLRRLMSLEEYMSIPVCAESELGLKRAAKAGLVHYVPGDREFAIMDPQKLTSNQKRALEYFAKVMKKCGEGTGVQLCLEKAVFELLNMIVVYPVEDDNKLTDHDGNVLPDAYLVRRGSTARDLAYKVHTDLGENFVKAINARSHRVVGQDYILQDGDVITIVARK